One region of Chryseobacterium muglaense genomic DNA includes:
- a CDS encoding IS5 family transposase — translation MLGKIKPDLQQNLFKTRLTELINMEHPLVKLAHEISWEKMEQEFAKLFSEQGRPSVAIRKIAGMLLLKEMFKESDETVVERWVENAYWQYFTGEDFFQTQQPFDPSNFVHFRKRIGEKGLEFLLGQSVSLHPQAKTEDEVQIDTTVQEKNITFPTDSKLAKKVIDNCVKIAEKEGVIQRQSYKRVSKQLLRDAYFGHHPRRQKKAKMARKKLRTIGKRVLRELERKLPSTILKDYEDVFKIYLKALTQERNTKDKIYSLHEPQVACIAKGKSGKAYEFGTKVAVVRGRKTGVISSIKRFSGNPHDSKTLEESLAQSERVRKSVGGTRPNKASTDRGFRGIKLVEGTVILLPTKKEKTKYEQQVARLRFRARAAIEPCISHLKRNHSLGLNFLKGVAGDINNALLAGIGYNLKMRFNQIKEQITLWLEILLRTFLCKYNFQNEN, via the coding sequence ATGTTAGGTAAAATAAAACCAGATTTACAGCAAAATTTATTCAAGACCAGACTTACGGAACTCATTAATATGGAGCATCCGTTGGTAAAATTGGCTCACGAAATCTCTTGGGAGAAAATGGAGCAAGAGTTTGCAAAACTGTTTTCAGAGCAAGGAAGACCCTCGGTTGCAATTCGTAAAATAGCAGGAATGCTTCTGCTTAAGGAAATGTTTAAAGAAAGCGACGAAACGGTTGTAGAAAGATGGGTGGAGAATGCGTATTGGCAATATTTTACGGGCGAAGATTTTTTTCAGACCCAGCAGCCTTTTGATCCGAGCAATTTTGTACACTTTAGAAAGAGAATTGGCGAGAAGGGGTTAGAATTCCTTTTAGGACAAAGCGTTTCTCTTCATCCGCAAGCCAAAACAGAAGATGAAGTTCAGATTGACACTACGGTTCAGGAGAAGAATATTACCTTTCCTACGGATTCAAAATTAGCAAAAAAAGTAATAGACAATTGCGTGAAAATAGCTGAAAAAGAAGGGGTAATTCAAAGGCAAAGTTATAAAAGAGTAAGCAAACAATTGTTGCGAGATGCTTATTTTGGGCACCATCCGAGAAGACAGAAGAAGGCAAAAATGGCAAGGAAGAAGCTCAGAACGATTGGCAAAAGAGTGCTTCGGGAATTGGAAAGAAAACTTCCTTCAACTATTTTGAAAGACTACGAAGACGTTTTTAAAATTTACCTCAAAGCACTCACCCAAGAACGTAATACGAAAGATAAAATTTACAGTTTGCACGAACCACAGGTTGCCTGTATTGCGAAAGGGAAATCGGGAAAGGCATACGAGTTTGGGACAAAAGTGGCGGTAGTGCGAGGTAGGAAAACAGGGGTCATCAGTTCCATAAAAAGATTTTCAGGCAATCCTCACGATAGCAAAACATTGGAAGAATCATTAGCACAAAGTGAGCGAGTCAGAAAATCCGTTGGAGGAACAAGACCTAATAAAGCGAGTACAGACCGAGGTTTTAGAGGAATAAAATTAGTAGAAGGAACGGTAATTTTGCTTCCCACAAAAAAAGAAAAAACAAAATATGAGCAACAAGTTGCAAGATTGAGATTCCGAGCAAGAGCAGCGATAGAGCCTTGTATCTCGCATTTGAAAAGAAACCACTCCTTAGGATTAAACTTCCTTAAAGGAGTAGCTGGAGATATTAATAATGCCTTATTAGCAGGCATCGGATACAATCTGAAGATGAGATTCAACCAAATCAAAGAGCAAATCACTCTTTGGCTCGAAATTCTTCTCCGAACTTTTTTATGCAAGTATAATTTTCAAAATGAAAACTAG
- a CDS encoding DUF6443 domain-containing protein has protein sequence MKKILSIFGLWVAAAVSAQSNLTATENYIYSKTCLNGDCTKVSENVQYFDSFGRPFQAVSIKASPTGKDMVQHIPYDSHGRTVDSWYPVPMGTLNGAVQDTAAVKTNAVTVYGDNRPFSHSVLENSPLSRVLGNIAPGQDWQSHPSTLQYNTNTVGEVKKYTVSSSWLEGRTQAVPSENGTYAGGILIKNTVTDEDQNTSVQYKNKEGQVVLTRKGVGTALVTDTYYVYNEYSQLVYVIPPMAVNTVLSETVLDNLCYQYRYDGWNRMVEKKLPGKGWEYIVYDKQNRPVLSQDAVLRTTNNSFGTRGWMFTKYDQYGRAVYTGFFANTATRQTMQNALNNMSANAGNNEKRSTTPIIQNGTEIYYTKEAFPTGSTTILSVNYYDTYPPLPAEVSIPDYIINQEQKVLNNAAGAVVTTQGLATASYVKNIEDNGWTKTFLWYDNQARPVGTHSINHLGGYTKTSSEIDFAGLVKRSIVQHKRLAADTEKLITQTFDYDDQGRLLVQKHQIDAQPEEILTRNEYNELSQLKTKKVGGTIISQPLQTLDYSYNMRGWLTAVNDPDNMGTDLFAYRVKYNTVEGLQTPNIDYPGLKVKPKYNGSIVEVDWKTSTQENEPLKRYGYSYDALNRLSAGFYQKAGNETGKEYFEIADYDLNGNMMRLKRSEGMLAGASIATVIDNLKYDYTGNRLTKVTDEQENPSGYPFLAVPNTITYDDNGNMKTHMDKGISSIQYN, from the coding sequence ATGAAAAAGATTTTAAGCATATTCGGGCTATGGGTTGCAGCAGCAGTTTCTGCACAGAGCAACCTTACCGCCACAGAAAATTATATTTACAGCAAAACATGCCTCAATGGAGATTGTACGAAGGTTTCGGAAAATGTACAATATTTCGACAGTTTCGGAAGACCTTTTCAGGCAGTCAGCATCAAAGCATCACCTACAGGAAAAGATATGGTGCAGCATATCCCTTATGACAGTCACGGAAGAACCGTAGACAGTTGGTATCCTGTACCGATGGGTACCCTAAATGGTGCCGTTCAAGATACAGCAGCCGTAAAAACCAACGCCGTAACGGTGTATGGAGATAATCGCCCTTTTTCTCATTCGGTACTCGAAAACTCTCCGCTCTCAAGAGTGTTGGGGAATATAGCACCGGGACAAGACTGGCAAAGCCATCCCTCGACGTTGCAGTACAATACCAATACTGTAGGAGAAGTTAAAAAATATACCGTCAGCAGTTCGTGGCTGGAAGGAAGAACACAAGCTGTACCTTCTGAAAATGGAACGTATGCAGGAGGCATCCTTATCAAAAATACCGTAACCGACGAAGATCAGAATACCTCGGTGCAATACAAAAACAAGGAAGGCCAGGTTGTGCTGACTAGAAAAGGCGTGGGAACAGCATTGGTTACAGATACTTATTACGTTTACAATGAGTACAGCCAGCTTGTGTATGTAATCCCACCGATGGCTGTCAATACGGTACTTTCTGAAACCGTACTCGACAACTTATGTTATCAGTACAGATACGATGGCTGGAACCGTATGGTAGAAAAAAAGCTACCCGGAAAAGGATGGGAATATATCGTGTACGATAAACAAAACAGACCTGTACTCTCGCAGGATGCGGTATTAAGAACCACAAATAACAGCTTTGGAACCCGCGGATGGATGTTTACCAAATATGATCAGTATGGCAGAGCAGTATATACCGGTTTTTTTGCCAATACCGCAACACGCCAGACTATGCAGAATGCACTGAATAATATGAGTGCCAATGCCGGAAATAATGAAAAAAGAAGTACAACTCCTATCATACAAAACGGAACAGAGATTTATTACACCAAAGAAGCTTTCCCTACGGGAAGTACGACTATTCTCAGCGTCAATTATTATGATACCTACCCGCCTCTTCCGGCAGAGGTAAGCATCCCTGATTACATCATCAACCAGGAGCAGAAAGTATTGAACAATGCAGCCGGAGCCGTAGTCACCACACAGGGATTGGCAACCGCTTCGTACGTGAAAAACATCGAAGATAACGGCTGGACAAAAACTTTCCTTTGGTATGACAACCAGGCAAGACCTGTCGGTACCCACAGTATCAACCATTTGGGAGGCTATACCAAAACATCATCTGAGATCGATTTTGCAGGTCTTGTAAAACGCAGCATTGTACAGCATAAAAGACTTGCTGCAGATACCGAAAAATTGATTACGCAAACTTTTGACTACGATGACCAAGGCAGATTACTGGTACAGAAACATCAGATCGATGCTCAGCCTGAAGAAATTCTTACAAGAAACGAATACAACGAGCTCTCTCAATTGAAGACTAAAAAAGTAGGTGGAACTATTATCAGCCAGCCTTTGCAGACTTTAGACTACAGCTATAATATGCGGGGATGGCTCACTGCGGTGAATGATCCCGATAATATGGGAACAGACCTTTTTGCCTACAGGGTAAAATACAATACGGTAGAAGGTCTGCAGACGCCAAATATCGATTATCCGGGGCTTAAGGTAAAGCCTAAATATAATGGCAGCATTGTAGAGGTAGACTGGAAAACATCAACGCAGGAAAACGAGCCGCTCAAACGATACGGGTATTCGTATGATGCGCTCAACAGACTTTCTGCAGGCTTTTATCAGAAAGCAGGAAATGAAACCGGAAAAGAATATTTCGAAATAGCAGATTATGATCTGAATGGAAATATGATGCGCCTGAAAAGATCCGAAGGCATGCTTGCGGGAGCTTCGATAGCCACTGTGATTGATAACCTGAAGTATGATTACACAGGAAACAGGCTGACCAAAGTGACGGATGAACAGGAAAACCCTTCGGGATACCCGTTCTTAGCTGTACCCAATACCATCACCTATGATGATAATGGCAATATGAAAACCCATATGGATAAAGGGATTTCATCAATTCAGTATAATTAG
- a CDS encoding RHS repeat domain-containing protein, which produces MKKNKYIKIVLLLLFCIYGKESIYAQSSVGDYVTTPIASPSMASMSKYSDAPISIQTGQPSIQVPLLELPGNAGNFSYPLGLSYNSLTKDNDRVSDVGAGWSFSAGGVIYKKVMGDLADESYNNASAPNYIKNEFDDIYYYNLPGYSGKFTIKRDTINNTFSLLKTTADNMKISYERDNTITATLKIKNFTLTDDQGYQYFFNTVNVHRYKFADEFFGAEYNSAYMLTEIKNPSGVSLISFTYEKKDKYSVNIRLYEMYRLKSLKSRKGEIILNHTYDEALEKSVNDSYNLQSLTLKNPSGETISSYVFNSETSASSAEVLKRKRILNYIEKRDKNGNKTERTSFVYNGISQLGKIISPQGAVTQYEYEQGEIFFDFNDALYLSSLEEGTSFNEKIQYMESIINNSVDTDQTSNFAFTINGDPSKRKRYVLFMNIQKQYNNPDGDFPELPTLPGTPKPIKPRNLKFILKKGSEIIRDNITNYNYDDYVFALYPGTYTLTAIFDPGVRGTGTYSVSETKFHPQPYRNSIISGNSRLKYIKSYAGINNATPQRTVEYHYDAFDKVNSASGYVFENEEGGNDTYTLYKNVKVSEAGLGSTRYTFGNPDDYPKQQTGGTSWESSYFWPYYNITKQGLMKKKEIYDEQNILLNSETYTYELDHYFNEEYDFSISSKIKSKTAYIKKTGSVSKAFYPGEGTLEAASETLIGISNLKPYYMKNTADGDVSERFLTYATAQPEYAHLVNANMTGVPVITEEKKNGKIISKTVTKYDNLSLLPTSVHSANIADGSMRATVKMDVYDHRGNPVQISSEAGKPVAFIFGYDKTQVIAKIEGATYNDAINNSLVTAAVNASNFDNVDPATENNLINALDNLRKDSSMANYQITTYTYNPLQGLTTMTSANGQREIYEYDDAGRLKTIKKAEKDAAGNTVVKKLKEYQYHYKN; this is translated from the coding sequence ATGAAGAAAAATAAATATATTAAAATAGTACTGCTGTTGCTATTTTGCATCTATGGAAAAGAAAGTATTTATGCGCAGTCAAGCGTGGGCGACTATGTAACAACACCAATAGCTTCGCCTTCTATGGCTTCTATGTCAAAATATTCTGATGCTCCCATTTCTATACAGACAGGTCAGCCTTCTATTCAAGTTCCTTTGCTCGAACTGCCAGGGAATGCAGGAAATTTCAGCTATCCATTGGGATTGAGTTATAATAGCCTTACCAAAGATAATGATCGCGTATCAGATGTGGGCGCCGGATGGTCTTTTAGTGCAGGCGGAGTGATTTACAAAAAAGTAATGGGTGATCTTGCCGATGAGTCTTATAATAATGCATCAGCTCCAAATTATATCAAAAACGAGTTTGACGACATTTATTATTACAACCTGCCCGGATATTCGGGTAAGTTTACCATTAAAAGGGATACAATCAACAACACTTTTTCACTGCTGAAAACTACAGCCGATAATATGAAGATCAGCTACGAAAGAGATAACACTATTACCGCAACGCTTAAAATTAAAAATTTTACCCTTACAGACGATCAGGGATATCAATATTTCTTCAACACAGTAAATGTGCATCGGTATAAATTTGCCGATGAGTTTTTCGGTGCAGAATACAATTCAGCGTATATGTTGACAGAAATTAAGAATCCTTCAGGAGTGTCACTAATCAGTTTTACTTATGAGAAAAAGGATAAATACTCAGTAAATATTCGCCTGTATGAAATGTATCGTCTCAAAAGTCTTAAGAGCAGAAAAGGTGAAATAATTTTAAACCATACTTACGATGAAGCACTTGAAAAATCTGTTAATGATTCTTATAATTTACAGAGTCTAACTCTAAAAAATCCTTCAGGGGAAACCATTTCTAGCTATGTCTTCAATTCTGAAACATCTGCTTCATCTGCAGAAGTTCTTAAAAGAAAAAGAATATTAAACTACATCGAAAAAAGAGATAAAAACGGAAATAAAACAGAACGTACAAGCTTTGTATATAACGGAATATCACAGTTGGGAAAAATAATATCTCCTCAGGGAGCCGTTACCCAATACGAATATGAGCAGGGAGAAATTTTCTTTGATTTTAATGATGCTCTATATCTTTCTAGTCTAGAGGAAGGAACATCATTTAATGAAAAAATCCAATACATGGAAAGTATTATCAATAATTCGGTAGATACAGATCAAACTTCCAATTTTGCATTCACCATCAATGGCGACCCTTCAAAGAGAAAAAGATACGTGCTGTTTATGAATATTCAAAAGCAATACAATAATCCGGATGGTGATTTTCCCGAGCTTCCTACACTACCAGGTACCCCTAAACCTATTAAACCAAGAAATCTGAAATTTATCCTAAAAAAAGGCTCTGAAATTATTAGAGATAATATAACCAATTACAATTATGACGATTATGTTTTTGCTTTATATCCCGGAACGTATACGTTGACTGCTATATTTGATCCAGGAGTACGAGGTACAGGAACATACTCTGTAAGCGAAACCAAATTCCATCCACAGCCCTACAGAAATTCAATTATCAGTGGAAATTCAAGACTTAAGTATATTAAATCGTACGCGGGAATAAATAATGCCACACCTCAAAGAACCGTAGAGTATCATTACGATGCTTTTGATAAGGTCAACAGTGCCAGTGGATATGTATTTGAAAACGAAGAAGGGGGAAATGATACTTATACTTTATATAAAAATGTAAAAGTTTCTGAAGCAGGTCTTGGCTCTACCCGCTATACCTTTGGAAATCCAGATGATTATCCCAAACAGCAAACGGGAGGAACTTCGTGGGAATCTTCGTATTTCTGGCCTTACTACAATATAACCAAACAGGGGCTGATGAAAAAAAAGGAAATCTATGATGAGCAAAATATACTTTTGAACTCAGAGACATATACCTACGAGCTTGATCATTATTTCAATGAAGAATATGATTTCAGCATATCAAGCAAGATTAAATCTAAAACGGCTTATATCAAAAAAACAGGGTCAGTAAGCAAAGCTTTCTATCCGGGAGAAGGAACTCTGGAAGCAGCTTCAGAAACACTTATCGGAATCTCTAATCTTAAGCCTTACTATATGAAAAATACGGCAGATGGAGATGTTTCTGAGCGTTTTCTTACCTATGCCACTGCACAGCCTGAGTATGCCCATTTAGTAAACGCTAATATGACTGGTGTTCCGGTCATTACAGAAGAAAAGAAGAATGGCAAAATCATTTCAAAAACGGTTACAAAGTACGACAATCTATCACTTCTGCCCACCTCGGTACATTCTGCCAATATTGCGGACGGCAGCATGAGGGCAACTGTAAAAATGGATGTTTATGATCACCGTGGCAATCCGGTACAAATATCTTCTGAAGCAGGAAAACCGGTGGCATTTATCTTTGGATATGACAAGACCCAGGTCATTGCCAAAATTGAAGGCGCAACATATAATGATGCAATAAACAACTCTTTGGTGACTGCTGCCGTCAATGCTTCTAACTTTGACAACGTTGACCCTGCCACGGAAAACAATCTTATCAATGCATTGGATAACCTTCGGAAAGATAGTTCAATGGCTAATTATCAGATTACCACCTATACCTACAATCCTTTACAAGGTCTTACAACCATGACTTCAGCAAACGGACAGCGTGAGATTTATGAGTATGATGACGCAGGAAGGCTGAAAACAATAAAAAAAGCTGAAAAAGATGCTGCCGGAAATACCGTTGTTAAAAAGCTCAAAGAATACCAGTATCATTACAAAAACTAG
- a CDS encoding T9SS type A sorting domain-containing protein: protein MKKLSMSAFLICTTAVFYAQDVVWQKDIKSSTQDFLSQVTTTIDQQYLITGSSIQVAGKTTVSSAASKQNNGYDFHLVKLNQQGEEVWEKYFSGQNHDFLSATVATQEGGFLLAGTSHSGKGLDKKEASKGGSDIWLIRINEFGDELWQKTLGTAQDEEARSVIQTADLGFMVAGNVQNAANGFGSKDVTVTRIDKNGKVLSEIILGGRGLDEVEKMIPTPDGGALLGVYSRSSEFHLGNKQSVMGNTNSTTKGGSSDITNSPLPITHPKSSTNFGEGDYWVIKLSKDNKIEWEKNFGGKDDDHLRTMVFTSSGYIIGGESRSERSGNKTVGIEEGTDVWLISLNTKGEEQWQKSYNFKNRDILMSMNVINTRDGKNSKGVLLGGYTQAEGRIEADDETFWMLYIDNEGNEQWRKHVKGESRKKEERLSDLKMNKDGSIVLAGTSAEELGKENWKIVKLGDSQIDQLIEKQNIKIYPNPVSDYAYVEIGFDSSTGSEQGFKEAEITLYDMGGRQLQSLKTKNKVTKINTQNLIQGAYLIVVKTDAEKTANAKLIKK, encoded by the coding sequence ATGAAAAAACTCTCCATGAGTGCATTTCTGATATGCACAACTGCTGTATTCTATGCTCAGGATGTGGTATGGCAGAAAGATATTAAATCCTCTACTCAAGATTTTCTTTCACAAGTTACCACAACAATCGATCAGCAATATCTAATAACAGGTAGCAGTATTCAGGTAGCAGGTAAAACTACAGTCTCCTCTGCAGCTTCAAAGCAAAATAACGGCTACGATTTTCATTTAGTCAAACTCAATCAACAGGGAGAAGAAGTTTGGGAAAAGTATTTCTCAGGGCAGAATCACGACTTTTTATCAGCAACAGTTGCTACACAAGAAGGTGGATTTCTTTTAGCAGGAACGTCGCATTCAGGGAAAGGTTTAGACAAAAAAGAGGCTTCGAAGGGAGGATCGGACATCTGGCTGATCAGAATCAACGAATTCGGGGATGAACTTTGGCAGAAAACATTAGGAACAGCTCAGGATGAGGAAGCAAGATCTGTGATCCAGACTGCTGATCTTGGTTTTATGGTCGCAGGGAATGTTCAAAACGCCGCCAACGGATTCGGCTCAAAAGATGTAACCGTAACAAGGATTGATAAGAACGGAAAAGTACTTTCAGAAATAATCTTAGGCGGAAGAGGATTAGATGAAGTCGAAAAAATGATTCCTACTCCAGATGGAGGAGCGTTACTTGGAGTCTACTCAAGGAGCTCTGAATTTCATCTAGGTAATAAGCAATCGGTAATGGGTAATACCAATTCGACTACAAAAGGAGGCTCTTCAGATATTACTAATTCCCCATTACCTATTACTCATCCAAAGTCCAGCACCAATTTTGGTGAAGGTGATTATTGGGTGATTAAACTCAGCAAAGACAACAAAATAGAATGGGAAAAGAATTTTGGAGGTAAAGATGATGATCATTTGAGAACCATGGTTTTTACTTCTTCAGGATATATCATTGGTGGAGAATCGAGGTCGGAAAGATCAGGAAATAAAACCGTTGGGATTGAAGAAGGAACTGATGTTTGGCTGATCTCTCTAAACACAAAAGGTGAAGAGCAGTGGCAGAAATCTTACAATTTCAAAAACCGAGATATTCTGATGAGCATGAATGTGATCAACACAAGAGACGGAAAGAATTCTAAAGGAGTTTTACTAGGAGGATATACGCAAGCTGAGGGAAGAATTGAAGCTGATGATGAAACCTTTTGGATGCTTTATATCGACAATGAAGGAAACGAGCAATGGAGAAAACACGTAAAAGGAGAATCGAGAAAGAAAGAGGAAAGGCTTTCTGATCTCAAAATGAATAAAGATGGTTCGATTGTTTTGGCGGGAACGAGTGCTGAAGAACTCGGCAAAGAAAACTGGAAGATCGTAAAACTTGGTGACAGCCAGATTGACCAATTGATAGAAAAACAGAATATTAAAATCTATCCTAATCCAGTGTCGGATTATGCTTATGTAGAAATAGGATTTGACTCTTCGACAGGTTCAGAGCAAGGTTTTAAAGAAGCTGAAATAACGCTCTATGATATGGGTGGAAGACAATTGCAAAGTTTAAAAACAAAAAATAAAGTAACCAAGATTAATACACAAAATTTGATTCAGGGAGCGTATTTAATCGTTGTGAAAACGGATGCTGAGAAAACGGCGAATGCCAAATTGATTAAAAAATAA
- the sucD gene encoding succinate--CoA ligase subunit alpha, producing the protein MSILVNKDSKVIVQGFTGNEGTFHAGQMIEYGTNVVGGVTPGKGGSEHLGKPVFNTVADAVSKAEANVSIIFVPPAFAADAIMEAAEAGIKVIVCITEGIPVADMVKVKSYIADKETRLIGPNCPGIITSDEAKIGIMPGFVFKKGKVGIVSKSGTLTYEAADQVVRAGYGISTAIGIGGDPIIGTTTKEALELFINDPETEAVVMIGEIGGGLEAEAARWYKASGSTKPVVGFIAGQTAPKGRTMGHAGAIVGGDEDTAQAKMEIMRENGINVVDSPADIGATVAKILG; encoded by the coding sequence ATGTCAATTTTAGTAAACAAAGATTCTAAAGTAATCGTACAAGGATTTACAGGTAACGAAGGTACTTTCCACGCAGGTCAGATGATCGAATACGGAACAAACGTAGTAGGTGGTGTTACTCCAGGAAAAGGAGGAAGCGAGCACTTAGGGAAACCAGTATTTAACACTGTAGCTGATGCGGTATCAAAAGCAGAAGCTAACGTAAGTATTATTTTTGTACCCCCTGCATTTGCTGCAGATGCTATTATGGAAGCTGCTGAAGCAGGTATCAAAGTAATCGTTTGTATTACAGAAGGTATTCCTGTTGCTGATATGGTAAAAGTAAAATCTTATATTGCAGACAAAGAGACTAGATTAATCGGGCCAAACTGTCCGGGAATCATCACTTCTGATGAAGCTAAAATTGGTATTATGCCAGGTTTCGTTTTCAAAAAAGGTAAAGTAGGTATCGTTTCAAAATCAGGAACTCTTACTTACGAAGCTGCTGATCAGGTGGTAAGAGCAGGTTACGGTATTTCTACTGCAATCGGAATCGGTGGTGACCCAATTATCGGAACTACAACTAAAGAAGCGTTAGAATTATTCATCAATGATCCAGAAACTGAAGCGGTTGTAATGATCGGAGAAATCGGTGGTGGTCTTGAGGCTGAAGCTGCAAGATGGTACAAAGCGAGTGGTTCTACAAAACCGGTAGTAGGTTTCATCGCAGGACAAACTGCTCCTAAAGGAAGAACAATGGGGCACGCTGGTGCAATCGTTGGTGGTGATGAAGATACAGCTCAGGCAAAAATGGAAATCATGAGAGAAAACGGAATCAACGTTGTAGATTCTCCTGCTGATATCGGTGCTACTGTAGCAAAAATCTTAGGATAA
- a CDS encoding porin family protein → MKKILLTSALAFSFLSFAQIDLRSTRFGLTAGANYSRIKNAHNPSGARFAFQGGVLALIPMGGANQFYLQPEVTYYGAGESGKDKDSKGADGYNAVYANNYLSVPIFFKGYFSEAESEFFGLIGPRFNFLLSQNVKNVPVGRPYYDPDVTVPNYPQISGKANSFNFAIGAGIGYSYKRQLELTLKYDLGISNTYPKLVEDFTKDPSTVKKKSEQVLSLSLSYIFE, encoded by the coding sequence ATGAAAAAAATTTTATTAACATCTGCGTTGGCCTTTTCTTTTTTATCGTTCGCACAAATCGATTTAAGAAGTACAAGATTTGGTCTTACTGCAGGTGCAAACTATTCTAGAATTAAAAATGCACACAATCCTTCGGGAGCAAGATTTGCTTTTCAGGGTGGGGTGTTGGCACTCATTCCAATGGGTGGGGCAAATCAGTTTTATTTGCAACCCGAGGTTACGTATTACGGAGCCGGAGAGTCAGGGAAAGATAAAGATTCTAAGGGAGCAGATGGTTATAATGCAGTTTATGCCAATAACTATTTAAGTGTTCCTATCTTTTTTAAGGGGTATTTTTCTGAAGCAGAATCAGAATTTTTTGGATTAATTGGTCCTAGATTTAATTTCTTACTGAGTCAGAATGTAAAAAATGTTCCTGTTGGACGACCTTACTATGATCCTGATGTTACTGTTCCCAACTATCCTCAGATTAGCGGTAAAGCGAACAGTTTTAACTTTGCCATTGGTGCTGGAATAGGGTATAGCTACAAAAGACAGCTAGAGCTTACTTTAAAATATGATTTAGGGATTTCTAATACATATCCTAAGCTTGTTGAGGATTTTACTAAAGATCCTAGTACAGTAAAAAAGAAATCAGAACAAGTTTTAAGCTTAAGTCTTAGTTATATTTTCGAATAG
- a CDS encoding ABC transporter permease, with protein MNNIFLITKREFLTQVKKKSFIILTLLAPLMIIAFGAVIGFMFKANQSHNVIEVVDNSGLFKGQLKSDEKINYVFIPSAEENAKVKNLKGNENVDGILVLPALYSNNFDDIEKNTRLVVNTKIGLDTKQQIISDITNVIKKEKIKQLGIQEAQLENLDKSFTLKTINVSEDNKEDSDLAFGVKSVLSMVLMYVTFMFILIYGVRVMRSVLEEKNNRVVEIIISSVKPFELMMGKILGVTMVALTQFIVWITMSLVGALVLNTGFSSLQNSIPGGNEEMMSKLDIAQIATQASHSLLEMNFPLIIFVFIVFFLLGYMFYSSVYAAIGSAVDNETETQQFTLFAILPLTLGMYGSISVINNPDGPVGFWMSMIPFTSPVAMVARIPFGVPAWQIALSMALLLGTTIFMIFLAGKIYRVGILMYGNKATLKEIWKWIRG; from the coding sequence ATGAATAATATTTTTTTAATTACAAAAAGAGAATTTCTTACGCAGGTTAAGAAAAAATCTTTCATTATACTTACTTTACTGGCTCCGTTGATGATTATTGCCTTTGGAGCAGTTATCGGATTTATGTTTAAAGCCAACCAATCTCACAATGTGATAGAAGTGGTAGACAACAGCGGGTTATTTAAAGGGCAGCTTAAATCTGACGAAAAGATCAATTATGTTTTTATTCCTTCCGCTGAAGAGAATGCAAAAGTTAAAAATCTTAAAGGCAATGAAAACGTAGATGGAATCTTGGTTCTTCCCGCTCTATACAGCAATAATTTTGACGATATAGAGAAAAATACGCGACTGGTTGTGAATACCAAAATTGGTCTTGATACGAAACAGCAGATTATTTCAGACATTACCAATGTTATCAAGAAAGAAAAAATAAAGCAACTGGGGATTCAGGAAGCCCAACTTGAAAATTTAGACAAAAGCTTCACCTTAAAAACCATCAATGTTTCTGAAGACAATAAGGAAGATTCTGATTTGGCATTTGGTGTAAAAAGCGTTCTGAGTATGGTTTTGATGTACGTAACGTTCATGTTTATCTTAATCTATGGAGTTCGTGTAATGCGAAGTGTTTTGGAGGAAAAAAACAACAGAGTTGTGGAAATCATCATCTCTTCCGTTAAACCTTTTGAGCTGATGATGGGAAAAATATTGGGTGTTACAATGGTTGCTCTTACTCAGTTTATTGTATGGATTACAATGTCTTTGGTTGGCGCTTTGGTTTTAAACACTGGTTTCTCTTCACTTCAAAACAGTATTCCGGGTGGAAATGAGGAAATGATGAGTAAGCTTGATATTGCTCAGATTGCTACTCAAGCTTCTCACAGTTTATTGGAAATGAATTTCCCGCTCATCATCTTCGTATTTATTGTATTTTTCCTTTTGGGATACATGTTTTACAGTTCGGTTTATGCGGCAATCGGTTCTGCGGTTGATAATGAAACCGAAACCCAGCAGTTTACTTTATTTGCTATTCTTCCGCTTACTTTAGGGATGTATGGAAGTATTTCTGTAATTAATAATCCTGACGGACCTGTTGGTTTCTGGATGTCGATGATTCCGTTTACTTCGCCGGTTGCGATGGTTGCAAGAATTCCGTTTGGAGTTCCGGCATGGCAGATTGCTTTATCGATGGCTTTACTTTTAGGGACTACTATTTTCATGATTTTCTTAGCTGGAAAAATTTACAGAGTAGGAATTCTGATGTATGGAAATAAGGCGACCTTGAAGGAAATCTGGAAGTGGATTAGAGGGTAA